The sequence below is a genomic window from Halomonas halophila.
AGTCGTCGTGTGGCGTCGCCGGCCCCGCAGACCCGCGAACTGGGCGACCCGGTCTCCGCCGCGCCTCGCGCCCCGGCGGTGCAGACGCCACCGCGTGGCGACGTGGCCGACGAGAGCGAGATCGACCAGCTGCGCGACGAGGGAGCGGAGGCGCCCCGCCGGCCTGGCAGCGAGCGCCAGGTACAGGTGGAAGGCAGCCTCAAGCACAACAGCGGCCTGAATCCGAGCTTCACCTTCGAGACCTTCGTCGAGGGCAAGTCCAACCAGCTGGCCCGGGCCGCCTCCCGCCAGGTCTCGGAGAATCCCGGCGGCGCCTACAACCCGCTGTTCCTCTATGGCGGCGTCGGCCTCGGCAAGACCCACCTGATGCATGCCGTCGGCAATGCCCTGGCCGGTCGACGCGAGAACGCGCGGGTGGTCTATCTGCACTCCGAGCGCTTCGTCGCCGACATGGTCAAGGCGCTGCAGCTCAATGCGATCAACGACTTCAAGCGCTTCTATCGCAGCGTCGATGCGCTGCTGATCGATGACATCCAGTTCTTCGCCGGCAAGGAGCGCTCCCAGGAGGAGTTCTTCCACACCTTCAACGCCCTGCTGGAGGGCGGCCAGCAGATGATCCTGACCTCGGATCGCTATCCCAAGGAGATCAGCGGCGTCGAGGAGCGCCTCAAATCGCGCTTCGGCTGGGGTCTGACGGTGGCCATCGAGCCGCCGGAGCTCGAGACCCGGGTGGCGATCCTGATGAAGAAGGCCGACCAGGCCAAGGTCGATCTGCCCCATGACGCTGCCTTCTTCATCGCCCAGAAGATCCGCTCCAACGTCCGCGAGCTGGAGGGCGCCCTGAAGAAGGT
It includes:
- the dnaA gene encoding chromosomal replication initiator protein DnaA, coding for MSLALWQQCLDTLQDELSSQQFNTWIRPLQAEEGDANQLRLLAPNRFVRDWVSDKYAKRISELMRELSPAKPPKVVVTVGSRRVASPAPQTRELGDPVSAAPRAPAVQTPPRGDVADESEIDQLRDEGAEAPRRPGSERQVQVEGSLKHNSGLNPSFTFETFVEGKSNQLARAASRQVSENPGGAYNPLFLYGGVGLGKTHLMHAVGNALAGRRENARVVYLHSERFVADMVKALQLNAINDFKRFYRSVDALLIDDIQFFAGKERSQEEFFHTFNALLEGGQQMILTSDRYPKEISGVEERLKSRFGWGLTVAIEPPELETRVAILMKKADQAKVDLPHDAAFFIAQKIRSNVRELEGALKKVIADSHFMGRPITQDFIRESLKDLLALQDKQVGVDNIQRTVAEYYKIKLADLLSKRRSRSVARPRQVAMALAKELTNHSLPEIGDAFGGRDHTTVLHACRKVQALQEENADIREDYKNLLRLLTS